agacaaacgtaaataaaaaggaaatgaaaaaataaataaaaagagattacaaaaaaatgtatataaaaagtgaGATCGATATAAGGAGGCAGtcattatttatgtaatattttatataaaaaatctaagAGATGAATTAGTATAAAGTATACATCGTAATTTCAAttctaaacaatttttctaaatacgtatgtactcgttttgttcgttttattcgtttttatctcGTGATACGATAAGCGATggaagatacacacacacacacacacatatacttaaaaatgaaacgacAAAATTCAAATAggtattattgtataattttttcaaaggtCACGGTTAATCAGTTTTATAAGCAATTTGTCGATCTTGAGAAATTTCATAAGTCAAAAAATCCGCATATttaactttatctttttttttagctgCTTATCTAtcaataagagagagagagagagagagagagagagagagagagaaatagaaataaaaatataaaagtaaaaattaagagaaaaaaaatagagggtCATCATATGATCCGTGATACACGAAAATGTTGAAGAGCAAGAAAGATAAGTAGATAagtgctctttctctctctctttctttctcgtgctTACGTGAATGCACGTACTGGTCAAAGATAGATGGGGATCGGTGCGGGATTGTCATCgctatatttacttttggtaCGCATACTCTCTCAACACTTAATTGTCAACCATTATAGCAGAAGGTACTAATCGTTTTAAAACCATTGCGAATGTGAGTTAATTGATCCACGTAATAGCGCACAACGTATTAATCTTATGATCCAACGTGActtttatgaattataaaatcgtgtttcttgttctttctttttttttttttcatttgaatttcttctttctttttttcgttttcgtagTATGAAATTCAATGAATCATCCGAAATAATTCGACTGATTTCTTTAATCATCGTATGAATCATCTTCCAATctgtttgattttttattaatcatactttttataaatgcgtatatataattagtttGTTCATGTTGTCTCATCGATGTTCTTGAAAACATTTCTCGTAACTTTTCCATTGAAATAATTGGTCATAgctatttttacaatataattatttctaagatggtataattatgataatgaaaaaaaaaattacttatgaCTTACGCAACAAATAGTATCGATCCTTTTTAGAagataacgatcgaacgagaacgagactataaaaaagaaatcgaaatttcgtcccaatgatttctttcttttttttttaatgttcttttctccttagcagcaatataattatagtttTGGGTCTCTTGTACTAGAAATAAGAATTGGGTAGCACCCGTTAACGATTTGGCTGTTGAATTAAAGTGCTTGGCTGTTCGCCTAAGACCTCTGCTATGTTTCGTAGAATtaccgtttttttttcttttctttttttttccttccttttaatGTCCTTCTCGAACGAATTCTCTTTCCTACCTGTGACTTAGTAACACTCAGAAACTCgcatataaacaatatatcttGTTAGGGTAGATCGACGCTCGGAATTTGGGGCAACGAGCGCATCCAACAAGATGGTGGTACTGATCATCGGTTAATATGACGTACTAGTTATTTTTAGTATTAACAATTTGGAGAAACGTGAATAAGCAGTGGCGCGCCGTTTGATAAAcagagaagaagggaagaaaaaaaaatggtgtcatgcttggaaaaaaaaagtgagacatctcttactttcttttttgattttttctttctttcttttttttctttcttcctttttctttttcgagacaGAACAGTAGCAACAGATTAAAATTCATATGGGtagtcatttatttttaatgcatttcttttaaaaacgtATTCTTACGAagcaaataagaaagaaaataaaagacgaaAATTGTGTCATACTCCAAAAAAAGctccttcttttttagaaCAGTGGTAAcggattaaaatatatatgggGAATTGATATAGGAGACATTCctaccttttttcttcgttttttttttttgaccaTGACACGACAATAGCAATAGATTAAAATTCGTATGGGAAGTCGAATCTTTGTATGCATTTTTAAAGAGCGTATTCTAAGAGCGTTTTAcgaaacaaatgaaaaaaaaagaagaaaagaaattgtgtCATACtccaaagaagaaaacatctccttcttttttaggACAGCAACGATAGATTAAAATTCATATGGGGGTATCACATTTTTTCTCCACGCATTTTTCATGAATGTATTCTAGAAGTGTGCtatgaagtaaaaaaaaaaaaaaaaaaagtaaaaaaagaacacgaagaaagaaacgttgtCACgctttaaaggaaaaaaacgtgAGAcatctcgattttttttagGACGGTAGTGACGGATTAATATTCATACGGGGAATCGCATATTTTCTATGCATTTTTCAAGAACGTATTCAAGGAATGTCGTGAATGAagtaaacaaaataagaaagaaaaaattagataaaaatgatgagagaaaaaagaataagagtaagaaagaaggaaagagagaggggggggagggagaaacaataaaaacgaGGTACCCGCGTTATTAAGACGCGTATTTCTTAAACGAAACGTTTGACCTCCGATCAAAATGGCGGTCCACTTTCGTTTTACAAGCGTGCTCGGACTTTAACGTCGAACTTACTGAGTCAACAAGCtaagaggagaaaagattATAGTGAtgcaaagaaaaggaaagaggaagaggaaaagtaagagagagagagagagagagagagatatgtatacgtaattCGTGAAGTAAATTTACAAAGTGTATGCACGAAGCGTTGATTAATCGAGAGATTGGGTCGTATATggagcgaaaaaagaaaggaagataaaaagaagaagaaaaaaaagaaagaaagaaagaaatcaagaattagaggaagaaagaaagaaagaaacgagcttGACATTTATTGCTACCTCttcgttatcgtcgttgttgtcgtcgtaaCATTGGCGTCgtaacgtcgtcgtcgtcgtaacgtcgtcgtcgtagttgaCGAAGCGCATAAATTGGTTGGCACGCGTTTCGCGTTGTCGTTGACGTAAGAGAAATGAAGTGCGATCATTGCCTATTCGTTTCTAGTCTACCATAAACTCTTCTCGTTAATTATTGCTATTctgaagagagggagagagtaggTGGGTGGAATGgtaggagaagagagaaagagagagagagagagagagtgggggaGGGATggaaggagaagggagaaagagagggagagagtgagaaggagagagagagagagaaagagaaaagaaagaggtgattattatagaagaaaatacagaAAGGCTTTGTAAACACACACGTGTTTACAACACATTCGTGTTCACGCTTCAGTTTTCAACGCTTCGAATATGACGGTGACAAATTTTCTGCTCTACTTTTCATAATATGCTTACTGCTCCATGTGCTTTTCGTGATAAAATGTAGAattccaagagaaagagagagaaagaggtactATTTCTGTATCTAtccgaaattatttttaaatcgatcgttttgtTTCGAATATTAAACCAGATGTTATCAATCCTTTTAACACAATACAAgtgtaattattttagaacAAAATATGTTAGTtgagtattataatatttaaaataaaatttgttaaaattattctagaggaataatatttgtaaacataaattttctacatcttatataaataataaatatcttaaaattatttagtggatatatagatatatatatggatatatataaaattctccATAATCacactttttttaatattgaaatatatttatatttatatttatattttttaatatttaatatttaaaatatcataaaagttaacttacatatatagaaattgtGAAATggtcatataaataatacgaaactGTCGGTTCGTCCGCAATGGCACATCGACGTATCGcggaattaaaattttaaactcGTGCTCTCTACGACTGAGCCATAAAAATAATCCGAAGCGGAATATAAAACAGGAGGTCCATGCTACTACAGTCCGTTTATTTTCCCGAACTCTCAAGGGGGATGTCGAAACGCATTTAGAAACATACAAACCGTTCTCCGACATATTGATCGTGCTCTTTCTCCTAAAATCGAATTtgttctttattctctcttgccattttgtaatttaataaaacaacatATGTTCACATAtagatgtttatatatatatatatatacacacacacacacacacatatacatatatacatgtgtatttaTCCTAAACTTGTAATCAACttgtaaacaaaaaaacagTAGTTGATGACGgcagtaaataattaatcatataattcattgtataatatcgattatttccaTTAGTGTGTTTGACTATAGCGATTATTCGATGATGTTtctctgtatatgtgtgtacgtatgtacaaatGTATGTTATGTGTATATTTGAGAACGAAGATAATCTATCATTATCGTTTTGATGTAAAGAACTCATGTCTTATTCTCACGAGAAAACGATTAATATTGCGAGAAAACGATTACATGTGATATTATCGATTTGACGTATAATCGGATAGCGTAATGCTCGATTAGTATCGTCAAACGAACGACGGTGCATCACCGTGAGTCACGATATGTGTTATACGTGTCTTGTGAATGAATTGTTCGTTCCGGAAAGAAGATGTAGTGCGCatgtgtttatatgtatgtgtacatctTAAGTCATCAGTTTCTTACAGAAAACGATCGATTGTTCGATCAGCTCGATTGAAAGGTCGAATAATTCAAATACCATTGAAATGAGACATTTAACTCGACGTTTGCCGACTGTCTCTATAAAATTTCTGTATTGATCAAGACAGATGccttaacgataaataaattgatcgatGGAATTATAGGAAATCAAGTATATATTGTACAACCTTCGaacaaatcatttttatagatacaGACAGAGTTAGAACGTTTCCGACCCCTTTGAAAATTGATCAATGCCTTTGAAAATGGTGAtcaaagagagacgaaaaatagaaattttctaaatgtaAAAGtatgctatttttttctttccctttttttttcttcttttttcaagaatCATTTTACagagtaaaataattaatcctcCCTATCCGTACCGTTCTatgcaatttttcttttttatattattttacaatatattaaatatccaATTTCCACTTACGTTCTGTTcgatgtaatttcttttttaagaatcaTTTCATAAATTACTTAATACCTTCATTCTGTTGTAGAAAATTCATTCTGTAAATGAATACACAAAGgacatttcattttattaacgttTGCAATGAGAATCCAACTATCTGTCCTCTTTGATCTTGTTCCGTTTCTTTGAACTGGCCTCTTGTCGAAAAGTCGGTCACAATTATAGGCTTCGCGATATATAAAGGTTACATAGCTTTCCGTTGAGAGAGTAGTCATTGAATAAATCCGTCTCTGACGTCACATTGATACTCGCTAAAGCGATTAATCGATGCAAATATGTAGTAAATCACGACGAGGCAATACAATGACGATGTCGTGCCAATTTATTCTCGATACTTACAAACACAGACGCGCATGCATACAAGTATTTCGACAATTGATAGCATTCAGCTATGatctgaaattaaattttaattgttaaCATTCTATGTGCTCAGATGCATAACGTGACGaaattacaagaaatataattaggTTTAATAAACGATGTAAGATACGTCCAGcaatttaaatcttttattaaattcaataaaagaaaaaaagtcgtGATAATATAacttatctaatttttttttattacttaacaGTAGTAATAaagcttctttttttagtggaaaaaattttaaacaaagaTTATGAATCAAAAGGTTAACAAATAAGTTTGatcttctatttaaaaaaaaaaaaaaaaaaagaaagaaaagaaaaaaaaatacaaaataaaatctcaacgcatacatatattacgtgTATATGGTATCGCGTATGCGAAATCGTATGTGAATTTTAATTACCATAAATAGACGAGTGGCTCGTGTTCTCATTGTCATCTTGATTAGAGAGAATTAATTCTTGTCTCTTGGAATTTTACGTGTTAGAAGAATAGAAAGTTGTAGGTGGTCGGAATCATATCGCGGCCTCAGCGGTGACTTAATGTTAATGAAACTAAATGGGTCAAGACCGTTTTGCTGTGCGCTCTAATCGTTCCCGATAGCGTGCCACTTTTATTTCACGCACTACGCGAATCGCGTtatgtgcatacatacatacatacatacatacgtacgtagatacatcatacatatgtaataaaacGTCTTGCACTCTGATTTTGGTCGATGCAAATTTGGACGATGACGTCGTAACTATTTCATTAACTACACTTGTCATTCATCGTCGTGACACTCTTACGTAATGTAcatacgtttatttttatttttattacaaattaaaacaatttcttcctttccgtGTACTCTTTCGTTTTTGTCCTAGTTTTTCTTGCTGTGTGTTCGCGTGCATACGTGCGTacatgtgttttttttttcgagtacGAGGTCGAGGTCAATGACCCTTTCAGAGAAAAGAGATCTAACCCATTTACAtacatttcgtttctttagaTTAATAGAATCATCAGGGTAAACATTATAACGCTCTCGTAGCTCGCAAATGAGTCAGAGTCAttgtatacatgtacatagaGATCTAAGCGCATTTATCAAGGTTCTGTCTTTAAAGCGAtccattaatttataaatcttaGAGAATTCCGGTGCCTTAACCTTGGTAATCTTAGAAATACGTCTGGAATTGCGCCAATTTTCTGAATGAACAGTTAGAAGTTTAAATGGTCTATCTTAGTCAGTGTGTCAAGTCTGTTTATATCGAGTCAAGTCGAAACATGTTGACTTAACAGCGATATTTTTGGTATCGCTATGTTATTGTCCTTGAATTGTTAGAGTGCAATGATCGAGTGTCAAgttagaatatataatacattcatatatacattcatacacaTGTAGataaatgtacgtatattCTAACTTGTTacttgaaaatatatacaaagcTATAACTCAAAACGTAACTCGTACGGATTCTAAGTTTTACTCGATCTCGtaaatttcaatgatattaCTTTGGCAAATACGATTTATGAGTTTTGCAATGTGGTAGTTACGAGACCAGAAGAGTCATCGAGCTCTCATTTCACAAACGGATCGATGAGACGTGACTACGGTTTACGATACGTTCGCGAGTCCAAGGAACCTCTTATCGATTGTCATTGATCAATTCATGCGGCCGTTTGCATCCGTTAACTCTTGCATGTGTGTGCGTATTATGGACCGACGAGTATAACGACACTTCTCTCTTTGCTTTGCTCCTTATCGGTAAGACACGCATAAGGATGGGTTAATGCAATATTCTGGCTCACCTCCAAAAACCACTCCCATCTGTTAGAAAATCCAGATGCAACAAGGTCGACTTTGACACTTGACAATTTATATTCCATTGATATATTTGACACTCGATCATTTTTAATCCATAGctgtgtttatgtgtgtgtgtgtgtgtgtgtgtgtgtgtgtgtgtgtgtgtgtgtgtgtgtgtatatatatatatatatatatatatactttttcatcAACATTTAAAATGGCCAAACTGACCATCGACCAGAAATTTTTAtctgaataaaattaatttacaaatcgatttatttgtaTCATATAATCCAGATAAATGTCGgtgtaatgatatttataagagTTATAAATGTCATGTCATTATATGAACGTATCGAACGagttttatttcaaatcgataacatatctctttctctttctatttctctctctatacctCTTACGctttatatgcatttatacatagatatcgATTAACTTCGCTTCGGAACGAAGGAATAAACatcttatcgattattattgctGTAACAAGACCTTTTATGAATTACTCTATAATTTatcttacgtacatacgtgacgtataaaattcattttatattatgtatatatgtcatgtgttttacacacacacacacacacacacaatgtAACGAAAAAtcataagatttatttatacatatacgatttattataaacgtCAAATCGATCAATTCGAGGATGTATTATAATAAGCATTGTTCCAGTCTGGTAAATTCCATCAATATTATAATGCGACAGAATCGTTGTAAAGAGTAGGTGATCCGTGATAAATGACTTTTTTAATAgatgaattaattaagaatattaatgtGCTAATAGAATAGAACGTACTTGAGACAGCGACGtttatagaatagaaaaaattttgtgaATCAATTCGTTCAAAGGATCGTTGACAATAATCctcatcgttttatttttcaattcacGTACAGATAGATTCACTAGCATTAGTATAGCGTTCGGTAACACCTGGCAATAGACTACAATTACTCTGCCAAGTTTGCGTTGTACACTTAGAACGCGTCACCTCTTTCGCTACTTTGGAACGACTTCAAAGTTACGTTCCGCTTGTTAAATGCCCGTGCAATTTGTCATATGATTATCGGCATTCTCAAAAGACGATGGAATCTTGTATAACATTCTTGCATTGCTTTTGAATGATATAACACGCTTTCTTTCACCTCGAAAATAAGAAACACGGAGATAagacatgtatatgtattggtctattttattgataaaaaatattttttatctaatattttttacaagaaaaaaattatttctttttttgtttttgaggAGAACAATTTTTTAGGAATCCCTTATCTTATTGACAttgttacaaataataattattaattcatcatatttaattatcaatattttacaattacatatgacaattgtaattataagCATTGCGCCTGGAAATAGGCAATACTATTTTCATTACGTCGGTAATATTGCATgcgataaatttttcaagatcccatataaatattattccgTAATGCACAGATGTATGAATGAGTTGCCTATCATTAACGAgtttgaaagaaagattttgtAAGACTTTGGAGTATGGAGTGAAGTCTAGTTTCAGGCGTCAcagtcaatatttttatatcaaatattacatttgtttgcgttaagtattatttttttttgatcaataaaaatctttttgttcgattcattaatatgaaaaagaaatttttcaggATGTGGAGCTTTGCGGTCGTTGCTCTAGCATATTTTTCGTCGCTCGCGAAAGCGATACCAAATTATAGCGGACTTCCGCCTGGTCCATATTGTGCTGCGAGATATCCAGCAAGGAGATGTTGTGAAGGACGACAGGATGAGTGTAGCGCACCGATATTATCGACGACGTGTTATTGCGATGACTTCtgcgatcgagagagagaagaagattgTTGTCcagattattattcatattgcAAAGGCATAACCGAACCTCCACTGGAAGAGGTCAGACGTACGTTCTTTGTGTGTTCCAATGAAATCGATAATCAATTCctttaatttcatattcttCAGTACTTTTAATAGTCATTTTTGATTCTACAGTTTGCTCCtacgaaggaagaaattaCAATCACAGTCagattttcaaagtaaatTGCAATGAATggtaattaatcgatattatttcttttctacataTAATATGATACATACTATCGTAACGAATAAAGGTGACGATTCGTAAAATTTTTCAGTAAATGTTCAACGTTAGGTAGACGGGCGGAGATTCTTTGCGAGAAGAATCGATGCCTGATCGAGCCAGATTTTGTCGAGGAACTTTATTTGGAGAGTAATACGTTAGGTTGGCTGCCtggaaattattcgaaattttgGGGAAGGTCTCTCGAAGATGGAATACAATATCGATTGGGAACGCTTAATCCGTCGCAATCGGTAAAAATgagatatttatttgataatgtCAATGTTAAGAAACGAAgcagtataaaaaaaaagaaatcatatttttaatataatcatcTATATCTATAGATTTATAAGATGAATCCTGTGCGACGCGTTTACGATCCCGAAGCACTTCCACGGAGTTTCAATGCTAAGTCACGTTGGTCTCGTGACATATCTGAAATTCACGATCAAGGATGGTGTGGAGCTTCTTGGGCGATATCAACAGCTGATGTTGCGTCCGATAGATTCGCCATCATGAGCAAAGGTATCGAAACTGTAGAATTAAGTGCTCAGCATCTTCTTTCGTGCAATAATCGAGGCCAGCGAGGTTGCAGTGGTGGTTACCTGGACCGTGCTTGGTTCTTCATGAGAAGATTCGGgtaaataaaatgttcatTCAATCAAATCGCAAATTCTTAATCGTATCATATCGATCAGCAACGTAAACGATTTGTTCTCGCTTTTTTAGATTAGTCGACAAGGATTGTTATCCTTGGACAGGACAACAAGATCAATGTAGATTACGAAAGAGAACAAATCTGAGAGCAGCTGGATGTCGAAAGCCACCTAATCCACTTAGAAAGGAATTATACAAAGTCGGGCCAGCTTATCGTCTTGGTAACGAGACAGATATAATGCAAGAAATCTTAACTTCCGGGCCTGTTCAAGGTAAAGAGAAATTGCTGGTGGTTGTTAATACTAGCGAATCATTGgttatattttgttcttttgtttgacgattttataaactttcagCAACGATGAAGGTCTATCaggatttcttttattatcaatcgGGTATTTATCGACATTCTCGAACTGCGGAAATGTATCAGTCTGGATATCATTCGGTGAGAATCATTGGATGGGGTGAGGACTACCATCGTGGTAGTTTGGTCAAATATTGGGTGAGtattctatgaaaaataattcgataaacaTTTACGATGACGATCTTACGATCTTgttattaatcaaatattttcgacTTTAGATCGTTGCGAATTCTTGGGGCTATGACTGGGGTGAAAAAGGTTTCTTTAGGATCGAAAGGGGAACGAACGAATGTGAGATCGAATCTTATGTACTCGGAGTTTGGGCTGAAACGTTATAATATTAAGAcagtatatattcatatatatatatatatagatatatactgaaaagaaaattgtgacattttttttcataatcacTAAATAATATCGGTGCATTTATCGATTCTTCTGTCCTCATTgtttcgttgaattttatattaatagataattgTCAAAGCGAGTCAAGACGCAATCCAATAATAGTCTTTTGTTAAATGTCTGATTTGGTATCTTTGTTATTCCGTTTAAATCAATGCAAACCAATGCAAAAATTTATACTGTTGTTATAGTTGAATACATAtagtaaaaatatcaaagtacAAGCAAAAACAAAAGTACAAGCAAAACACAACACATAAAGAATACCAATTACATAAGGATGTGttcaaagaacgaaaaaaaagaaggaaataaaaaaaagaaagaaagaaagaaagaaagaaaaggaaaaaaactcCTTATGTTAAATAGATTACCATATGTACAATGTACCAAATCGATATCATCCCAACTCAGGtttatacctacatacatacatacatacatacatatatatatatatttatatatatatatatttatatatatataatacatatttttaagagTCACGATAATacattatcaatatattatattataacaatattattgatatactGCCAATATCTGTAACGATTCAGAAGGACTGTGCGtgagtgcgtgcgtgtgtgtgtgtgtgtgtgtgtgcgcgcgtgtgtgtgtgtgtatgtatgtatgtatgtatgtcgacATTTTGAAATGTGTTcgtcaaataattttaatgtcaAATCATTAATCATTCGCAAAATTATTTGACCGACTGCTTGTTGCCACGCCAATTTACaatttacttacatatattacaattagtttaaaaataatttcactaTATTGTCTATCATTTTAATTAGCAAAACTCGAAACGCGAATTTCGTGCTTTCTGCTTTTACTCATATGcagattatataattttagttaatattttatattatatcaatcatTACATACGCGTGactataacaataatgataattctaataataacatcgaaaaataatgtaattcaTATAAACTGGATTGTATACGAACGTCATATTATACTCAAGTAtacgtgtgcatatatatatatatatacatatatatatacacacacacacatatatgtataattaatgtatatgtaatacaacgtgaaatgtatatatatataatatatatgataaatgtcatatatatattatatatatatatgtgtgtaagaATTAGCTTCCATAACTGTTTTGTCTAAACGCGTCAGTATTTAAGTAAAATGTTAATAGAATTCGAAAtgaattctttgaaatatttttgttacatGCAACGCCACGACTATCCTAATCATGTCATTAgttaaatagtaaaatattaaGCATGTCCTTTTACGCCTCGTGTATGTCCCTTGTAAGTTATTACatgattatttttgaaataaaagaagtgaTACACATCAAATCCTTCTATTGCTTTTCTAAtacttaatatttcattactaaATGACTActcgaaatttatattttaattatacacacatacacgcgcacatacacatacgcgaGTGCTCACATACACgtcgaaaatataatttaattacaattacaaTTCTTTGTatgtaacaataatatatatatatttatttatttataacataatcttaaaatataacaattataatacaGATAAACGAGCTATAAACTAAATAACTTTGGTCTATATAAAAGCCGTAGATAACTCGAACgagtattaaataaaaagacaaattcGTAGCATTTATAAACGAACAAAGTTAACGAGTTTATAATTAACACGTTAATAATTggattcatatatatatgtatatatcttatacTATATCTTATACTACGACACTTCGTCTACTACTTTTGCAATGTGGACTATAAACTTCCAACTTATCTTTCGGAGTATTCATAGCCGAATAATCAATTGGAAAAGGAATACTGTTCCCACGTGCGATACAAGAGTCTGTCATTCCAAGAAAATGTTCACCTGGTCCGAAAGGACCGCgtccaaataaaaaatttgcaaaaacTAATTGATACTGCGGCCAACCAAGAGGATGATCTCCGTTCTGAAAAATGATCAatccatataattttatttaaataaat
Above is a window of Vespula vulgaris chromosome 4, iyVesVulg1.1, whole genome shotgun sequence DNA encoding:
- the LOC127063310 gene encoding uncharacterized peptidase C1-like protein F26E4.3, with product MWSFAVVALAYFSSLAKAIPNYSGLPPGPYCAARYPARRCCEGRQDECSAPILSTTCYCDDFCDREREEDCCPDYYSYCKGITEPPLEEVRLCSYEGRNYNHSQIFKVNCNECKCSTLGRRAEILCEKNRCLIEPDFVEELYLESNTLGWLPGNYSKFWGRSLEDGIQYRLGTLNPSQSIYKMNPVRRVYDPEALPRSFNAKSRWSRDISEIHDQGWCGASWAISTADVASDRFAIMSKGIETVELSAQHLLSCNNRGQRGCSGGYLDRAWFFMRRFGLVDKDCYPWTGQQDQCRLRKRTNLRAAGCRKPPNPLRKELYKVGPAYRLGNETDIMQEILTSGPVQATMKVYQDFFYYQSGIYRHSRTAEMYQSGYHSVRIIGWGEDYHRGSLVKYWIVANSWGYDWGEKGFFRIERGTNECEIESYVLGVWAETL